A segment of the Echinicola strongylocentroti genome:
TGTACGATATTTGGGGCAAGTTTTATATCAATGGCAATATCGTTGACGGCAGTAGCCAGGCTTCTGAGGAGAACTGGACATATGGTGTCTTTAATCAGTTCCATGGCAGTTACGGGACAGTGAGCGAAGCAGACAAAGCAGCCATGAAGATGGATCAAGCCCGTGAGATGGAGGGATTTACCGTTACTACCCACGGAGCAGAAGAGGCTTATGATTTGGTGCTGGATTATGCTGGTGCCAACCTGAAGCGGGATGAGGTAGACGCGCGTATCATTGCCAATGTCAGAAACGGGGATTATGATCATGAAGGCTCAAATGGTAGCACCAATGGCATCATCGATACCCAGAGTGATGTGGGAGGATGGCCGCTGCTGGAAGCGGGATCACCTGTCACCGATTCGGACCAAGATGGGATGCCAGACAATTGGGAGACGGCCAATGAACTGGACCCCAATGATCCTGATGATGGCAATAAAGTTAAATCAGGTACACCGTACACCTTTTTGGAAGTATACCTCAACAGCCTGATCAAGGATTTTCCAGTGAAGTAGCTAGCGTAGAAATAAAGAAATAGTGCTGTGAATAATGTTGGGCTGAATACTTTCCTAATTGTGCTGTATTGGAGTATCGACACAATTATTTAGTTTGTACAGATAACAAAACTTAATACGATCATCTTTTAAAAACTAGTGAACATGAAATTTGAACATTTTGCGATCAATGTAGCCCAGCCACGAGCGATGTCCGATTGGTATGAAAATCACGTAGGGCTTAGTGTAGTCAGCAAACAAGATTCCAGCCCATTTATGATATTTTTGGCCGATGACAGCGGTACCATAATGTTGGAGATTTATAATAATCCAAAAGCTCCTGTGCTGGACTTTAATAGCCAACACCCTTTGGTGCTTCATTTGGCCTTGGTTTCTGAAGATCCGGATGCTGACCGTGATAGGCTAGTGGCTGCAGGGGCAGAGGTGATCAGTGATGATATCTTGGATGATGGCGCTCATTTGGTCATGTTGAAGGATCCTTGGGGGCTGGCACTGCAGCTTTGTAAGCGAGCAAAACCGATGCTGAAATAAGGAATAATTATCTCCACTTATTAAGCGATGGCCAAAATAATTTTAACCAGTCGTAATTGGCTGATTTATAAAGATAAAGAAACTATGATTAACCGATTTCAATATCATTCTCTTTTCGTGATGCTGTTAGGTTTGGCCTTAATGGCTGGCTGTAAACAGGAGCAGCAAAAGGAGGAAAGTAAACAACCTAATGCTTGGGATCAGGTAGCTGAAATATTGGAAACGATCCAAGCGCCTGAATTTCCAGATCGGACTTTTTCGATTACCGATTATGGTGCCGAAGGAAATGGAGAAACCGATGCCAGCAAGGCCATTAAAGAAGCTATCGAGGCATGTGCAGAGGCAGGAGGTGGCAGAGTGCTTGTTCCGGAGGGTGATTTTGTCACAGGCCCCATTTATTTGGAAAGTAATGTGAATTTGCATTTGAAAAAGGGTGCCAGGTTGCTGTTTTCCACTGATCCTAAAGACTATTTACCACTAGTGTATACCCGATGGGAGGGAGTAGAACTGATGAATTATTCCCCGTTGGTCTATGCATTTGAAGAGGAAAATATCGCTGTCACCGGAGAAGGTGTGTTGGATGGCCAAGCGGATGAGACGAATTGGTGGCCATGGAAAGGCAAAACGCAATACGGCTACACCGCAGGGGATCCGCAGCAGGAAGATGCAGACAAGCGCCACGCGCTCTTCCAAATGGCAGAGGACAAGGTGCCCGTGGAGGAAAGGAAGTTTGGTGAGGGATTTTACCTTCGTCCGCAGTTTGTGCAGCCATACCGGTGTAAGAATGTATTGATAGAAGGAGTAAAGATCGTCAATTCACCCATGTGGATACTGAATCCAGTGCTGTGTGAGAATGTGACCATTCAGGGAGTGACGGTAGAAAGCCACGGTCCCAACTCCGATGGCTGTGATCCTGAATCGAGTAAAAATGTCCTCATAAAAGACTGCTACTTTAATACAGGAGATGATTGTATTGCCATCAAATCAGGACGTAATGCAGACGGGAGAAGGATCAATGTGCCCAGTGAGAATATCATTATCCAAGACTGCAAAATGGCCGACGGACACGGTGGTGTCGTTATCGGTAGTGAGATTTCTGGTGGTGTACGGAATGTCTTTGCGGAAGATTGTGAGATGAACAGCCCACACCTGGACAGGGCACTCCGAATTAAAACCAGCTCTATGCGAGGCGGTGTGATCGAAGATATTTACTTGAGGAATATTGATGTTGGCCAGATTGCCCAGCAAGTGATCCGTGTAAATATGTTTTATGAAGATAGCGGTGCATATGTTCCCACGGTAAGAAATATCCATGTAGAAAACATGACGGTAGAAAATGGGGGAAAAGTCGGAGTGCTATTGGAAGGCTATAAAAGCTCTCCGGTCGAGAACATAAAGCTGGAAAATGTATCGATCAAGCAGGTAAAGGAAGATTTTAAGTTCTCCAATGTGAAAAATGTGCATTTCGAAAATGTCATGATCAATGGTAAAACGGTAAGTTATGATCAGGAATAAGTTGTTCCGTTTCTGCCTGCTGATGCTGTGTATCCACTTATCATTTTTCTCCCATGGACAGGATGCTGGCCAAAGTGAAAGTGAAAAGGCATTGGCATTTCCAGGTGCAGATGGTTTTGGCAAATATACCTCAGGCGGACGTGGAGGCAAAGTCTATGTGGTCACCAATCTCCATGACGAAGGGCCAGGGAGTTTGCGCGAGGCGATCCGAAAAAAAGAGCCACGCATCATCGTGTTTGTAGTTTCTGGCAATATCAAGTTGAAATCAAGTTTGGACATTAATCACGGAGACCTTACCATTGCAGGCCAAAGTGCTCCCGGTGGAGGAATTACCCTGCAGCATTACCCTATGAAGATCAAAGGGGACAATGTCATCATCAGGTACATTCGAAGCCGGATGGGGGACGAAGAAGGCGTTCAGGATGATGCGATGAGCTCTCTGCGCAATAAGGACGTTATTATCGACCATTGTTCTTTGAGTTGGGCCACGGATGAGTGTGGTTCATTTTATGACAATGAGAATTTTACGCTCCAATGGTGCATCATCTCCGAAAGCCTCAATGCTTCTGTCCATGAAAAGGGCAACCACGGTTATGGAGGAATCTGGGGAGGAAATAAGGCTACTTTTCACCACAACCTGATCGCCAATCATGCCAGTAGGCTGCCCCGCTTCAATGGTGCCAGGACTAGTAAAGATCCGCAAAAGGAAGTGGTGGATTTCAGGAATAACGTGATCTACAATTGGAAGAGCAACAATGCTTACGGAGGGGAACAGGGGCATTATAATATGGTGGGAAACTTTTACCAACCAGGCCCGGCGACCACTTCTAATGAGGACCGGGTGATTGAACCCTATGCTCCTTATGGTCAGTTTTACTTGGCCGAAAACACCAACTCCAATGACTGCAAAGTGTCCCAGGACAATCGCCTGGGAGTAGATGGTGTGGAGGCTGCCGAAAAAGTACTGGTGGGCACTCCTTTTCCTTTTATAATGGGACAGGAAACAGAAAAAGCTTCCATCGCCTATTTACGTGTGCTAAGGAATGCTGGGGCGAGCTATAGCCGAGACCAAGTGGACAAGCGATTGCTCAAGGAGGTAAGAAAAGGTAAAAGTACGGCTGGAAAGAACCATGACGGGATCATTGACAGTCAGGATGATGTAGGAGGGTGGCCAAAGTTAACGTCCAAAAAAGCCCTAAGGACAAGGACCGAGATGGCATGCCTGATCAATGGGAGACGAAAATGGGACTGGATAGCGATGATCCATCTGATGCGTCAGGAAATCATCTTCATGAATTCTACACTAACGTGGAGGTCTATCTGAATGGTTTGGTAGAAGGGAATTGATCCATTTTGAGCAATCAGTAAACTAGTTGATGGTGTTGGACGGATGTGAATGTCAACGGCTGGTACTGGGAGGGGTAATAATTGGTATTAGCTTACATGACTTTTTCAAAATTGGACAACTCTTTTTGCAGGAGGGCATATAATCGGTAAATTGAACTAGAATATATGCTATGGAAAAAAGAGTTGACTTTTCGGAGCTTCAAGAAGTCTTGAAGCAAGTGCTTTTGCACTATCAATTTTCATCGGAGAGGGCATCACTGAGTGCCCGATTGTTTGCCCAATCCAGCTTAGATGGGGTGCCATCTCATGGGCTGAACAGGTTTTTGAGTTATTTGTCCTATATCGAAAAAGGCCTGATCGCACCCTCTGCCCAGCCCGAGGTAGAGGCTAAGTTTGGCGGCTTCGAACGCTGGAACGGTCATTTGGGACCAGGGAATCTCAATGCCCATGCAGCCATGAAAGGCGCCATTTCCATGGCCAAATCGACAGGTGTTGGCTGCGTAGCCCTGCAAAATACCAACCATTGGATGAGGGCGGGCAATTATGGCTGGCAGGCCGTGGAGGCCGGATGCATCGGTATTTGCTTCACCAATACCAAACCCAATATGCCAGGCTGGGGCGGTAGTGAGCCAAAATTGGGAAACAACCCGTTGGTGGTGGCTATCCCGCGCAAGAATGGGCCTGTTGTACTGGACACAGCGATGTCGCAGTTTGCCTACGGAAAGATGGCCATCTATGCCAAAGCTGGGAAAGAGATGCCTTATGATGCTGGATTTGACGGGGAAGGAAACCTGAGCAGGTCACCAGCGGAGATCATCCAAAGGGAATTGGCGCTACCCATTGGCTTATGGAAAGGAGCGGGACTTTCATTGGTCTTGGACATGCTGGCAATGCTACTTTCAGGTGGGCAGGCGACCTTTGAGGTGGAGGAGCAGGGTAGCGAAAGTGGTCTCTCCCAAGTTTTTTTAGCATTGAACCCCATGAATTTTGGATTGGATGCCTGGATGGACGAAAGACTGGACGAGGTAATTAATGACTTTAAGAAAAGTGGAGTTTTTAAGGAAGGTAGTGCCCTTCGCTACCCTGGTGAACACACGCTGCACGTAAGGGAAGACAATATGAAACGTGGAGTTCCGGTGGATGAAGACATCTGGAGCGAGATCAAAAATATACTTGCATGAAAAAAATCAACGATGATGAAGTGAGATGGGGGATTTTGGGAGTAGGAGACGTGTGTGAAGTGAAAAGTGCCCCAGCGATGAATTTGGTGGATAACAGTCGCTTGGCAGCGGTGATGCGGAGAAATGAGGAAAAGGTAAAGGACTATGCCAAGCGGCACCAAGTTCCCAAATGGTATACCGATGCGGATGAGCTAATCAAGGATCCTGAGGTGAATGCCATATATATTGCCACGCCACCTTATGCGCACAAGGAGCTGACCCTAAAAGCAGCGGCCGCTGGAAAGCCCGTATATGTGGAGAAACCAATGGCCAAGACCTATGCAGAATGTCAAGAAATGATTGCTGCCTGTGATAAAGCCGGAGTACCGCTATATGTGGCTTATTACCGAAGAGCGTTGCCCCATTTTCTAAAAATCAAATCCTTGATAGATGAGGGAGCCATCGGGGAGGTACGCCATGTGTCCATACAGATGAACCAAGCACCTAAGCCAGGGCTGGTAAGTAACCTTGATGATAACTGGCGGGTAAATCCGGATATCGCTGGTGGGGGTTATTTCTATGACCTAGCCTCCCATCAACTGGATTTTTTGGACTTTGCCTTGGGGCCGATCAAAACTGCCACGGGAATTAGTGCCAATCAGGCTGGGCTATATCAGGCTGAAGATATGGTCGTGGCTGCTGTTGAGTTTGAGTCGGGGGTGTTGGGAAATGGCAGCTGGTGTTTTTCCTCCAGTGATTCCGATGCGAAAGACCAAACTATTATTTATGGATCAAAAGGTAGTATAAGTTATGAAACCTTTGGAGCTGGTAATGTATCACTCAATACCGACAATGAAGGAAGGAGGTCGTTTGAATTTTCTTTACCTAAACATATACAAATGCCTTTGATTCAATTAATAGTGGGGGATTTATTAGGAACAGCTTTAAGTCCTTCTGATGGCCTCTCAGGAAGCAGGGCCAACCGCATTTTGGAAAATATTGTCGGTAAATGAGGCGCTATAGGTAAAATAGCCTATAATGATATTTTATAAGCTTAAAAACTTATAAGTATATTTTATATGTTGATAAGCTTATAAATTGGTTTTATAAGTTTAAGATACTATATTAGCAAGGCGACAAGCTCATCAAATGGAAAAAACAGCCGTCATATCCGGAGATATTGTATCATCTACCAGCTTGGTAAAAGAAGATCGGCTCATGCTAAATGACCGTTTGAAGGACCTGATCTTTTGCCTCTCCGATAAATTTGATACATACGGAAGGGTGCTAAAAGGAGATTATGTGGAGTGTGTGTGTAGAAAGCCTCATGAGGCCCTTGCGGTGGCATTGGCCATAAAGAGCTTTGTTAAATCCATCGAAGTAAGCGATGGAGAAAAAAGCAGTGACAAGAATCGCATTAAATTGTTTAAGACACATGGTATCCGATTGGCCATAGGCTATGGTGAGCTCACTACTTTTGATACGGAAAATGGTGTGATAGACGGAGAGGCCATTTACCTAGCGGGCAGAAAGATCAATGAGCAATCCGGCCGCAAGAAAAAAAGAGTGGTGATCAAACAAACCTTGTTTTTTGAATCGCATGAAGAGCTGCTAAAAGAGCAATTCGATCCTGTGATGGGACTTTTGGATGTCCTGCTGAGCAAGGCCACAGCCCGACAGTCCGAAGTGCTGTACTGGAAGTTGATGGGATTGAATGAGGATGAAATAGCCGAAAAGTTTGGCGTTAGCCAGTCGGTGATCAATCAGCACAGTACCAGTGTGGGGTGGAATGCCATAGAAGATACCGTAGCCTATTATAACCGTACCATAAAGCGACATCAACCATGAATGCAGCCCAGTTTTTTATCTTACAGTTGATTGCCCATATGTTGGCAGATTTTTATTTCCAAAACGACCGACTGGCAGCGCAGAAAAATACACATGGATTTAGGAGCCCGTTCTTGAAGTGGCATATATTGATCGTGTTTTTATTGTCTTGGGGATTGTCGTTTCAGCTGTATTTCGTCTATGGAGCCTTGGTGATAGCCCTGACCCATTATATCATTGATGGCTTGAAAGTCTACCTCAACAGGAGCAAATGGTTGGGAAATTATGCCTTTTTTATTGATCAGGTTCTGCATTTGGCAGTGATCATTGTCGTAACCGTGGCGTACGCGCTTTATCTGGGATTGCATCCTTGGTGGGAAGTTGCATTGTCTCCCCGATTACTCATGGCTATTTTTGCCTATTTGGCTTGTTTGAAACCTTCAAACATCTTTATCAAAGAAGTGTTAAAAGCCTATCAAATCAGCGTACCCGGAACGAATGACCTTCCCAATGCCGGAAAGTTGATCGGTGTATTGGAGCGTATACTTGTGCTTACTTTTATCCTGCTGGGAGAATTTCAGGCTGTTGGTTTTTTGATTGCTGCCAAGTCTATTTTAAGGTTCAAAAATGATGATATTCTGAAAGCTGAATATGTATTGATCGGTACTTTATTGAGTTTTGGTATTGCCATATTGTTGGGCACTTTCGTAGGGCTGGCATAGGGCAAAGAGCCATTCTAAAAGAATGGTAACTTCCGTAAAGATATTCAAAAAGTAGAGTTGATATAATAGGTCTTTTTCCCTAAGTTTATGTTTTGATAACCCGATAATATTTAAAATTTTATGAATCCCAAAATCGATATAGTAGGAAAAAGCACTACATGGGCATTGGTGGCCACTTGCATCATCGCTAGCATGTTTTCCTGCACTACCCAAAAGGAAGAAGGGGAGGCGACAGCCAGTAAGCGTCCCAATATCATCTTCATCATGTCCGATGACCACGCTTATCAGGCGATCAGTGCTTATAGCGATAAGCTGATCAATACGCCGAACATTGACAGAATAGCCAATGAGGGCATGCTTTTCGAAAAGGCTTTTGTGAGCAACTCGATATGTGCGCCAAGTAGGGCGGTGATCCTGACGGGGAAGCACAGCCATTTAAATGGCCTAGTGGACAATGCCGTGAAATTTGACAGTACACAGGTGACTTTCCCCAAAATCCTAAGAGAAAATGGCTACCAAACCGCCATGATAGGAAAATGGCATTTGAAGACCCAGCCTACAGGCTTTGACTACTGGAAAGTACTGCCTGGTCAAGGGCACTATTATAATCCTGAATTCCGGACGAAAGAAGGGGTGGTATTGGATTCTGGTTACGTAACGGACCTGATTACGGACTTTGCGATTGACTGGTTGGATAAGGCGAAGGGGAGCGACGAACCTTTTATGCTGATGTACCAGCACAAGGCACCCCACCGGGAGTGGCTTCCTACGGAAGAAAATTTCCGAGAATACGCCAATAAGGAATTTCCTGAGCCTGAGAGTTTGTTTGATGACTACAGCGGTCGGGGCAGTGCAGCCAAAGAAGCTGAAATGCGAATCGATACGCACATGGGCGTGACAAGTGATAACAAGATCCACCCGGATATAGCAAAAAAAATGGGGTATGAGAATTTTCTCACTTGGTATCCCCATGCTTACCACAACAACCTAGATCGCATGAGCCCATCGGAGCGTGCTGCTTGGGAAGAGGTGTACGGCCCTATGAATGAAGCGTTTGAAAAAGCCAATCTCCGTGGAGATGAGTTGACCAAATGGAAATACCAGCGTTATATGCAGGATTATTTGGCGAGTATTGAGTCGGTGGATGAAAATGTCGGCAGGTTGCTGGATTACTTGGAAGAGAATGGCTTAGCAGAAAACACCATCGTCGTATATACTTCAGATCAAGGGTTTTACCTTGGAGAGCACGGGTGGTTTGACAAGCGGTTCATGTATGAGGAATCTTTCAGGACACCTTTGATGATCAAGTGGCCTGGCGTGATCAAGGAAGGCAGCAGAAATACCGATTTGGTTCAGAATCTTGACTTTGCAGAGACTTTCTTGGATGCTGCTGGGGTGACTATTCCAAAAGAAATGCAAGGCAAAAGCATGCTTCCACTGCTGAAAGGTGAGAAAGTCGAGTGGAGAGAAGCGCTTTACTATCACTATTATGAATACCCGGGTATCCATGCCGTGAAGCGCCATAACGGCGTGCGGACTGACCGATATAAATTGATCCATTTCTATTATGATGTAGATGAATGGGAGCTGTATGACCTTGAAAAAGACCCTCAAGAAATGAACAATGTCTATGCCGATCCAGCCTATGCAGATGTAAAAGAGAAGATGCATCAAAAACTGGACGAGCTAGTCGTCCAATATAAAGATGAAGTGGTGGTACCCACTGAATAGTCGAAAATAATTAGAGCGTTTAAATCCCCTGTCAATGGAATTTGTTCAGGGGATTTTTTTATGTCCACGGATCAGCCTGTTGTAATGTGAATAATCTCGGTTTAACCCGGATTATGCATTAGGAATCGTAGTGAGAGCTGAAATTGCAAGAAAATCAGTTAGTTTGGAGGCATTAGCGTAGCACCGCTACGGTTATGCCGAAAACTAAAGTGAAACGGCTGATTTTGAAGCAGTTTCAGGTCGCAACAGATAGGCTAATGCATATTCCGGGTTTATACATACCTGCAATGACTCCAGTAATCACAGCAATAGTAAATAGGTGCTCACAGAAACCGCTGAAATCTCCGAAAAACCTCATTTCATTCTGAGTGTTCCGTGAGAAATACAACCTTGTTTTTGGCCGTTATGGTGATTTCCAAAGGAGCTTCAATACCCAAACGAAAAAATAGTGATGCTGCCAAATTTAAGGCGTTGGGAATTGCGTATTTGATTGGGATAATTATAATCCTGGTCAACATTCCATGGCCTTTTTTCCCTTTACTGCTAGGCCCTACTTTTAGGTTTTTTTAAGTTATGTCAATAAATTTTATTGACTTGTCCATACGAGTGATTTTAGGGATTTTGTGCACAATATTATAATCTTTTACCGATAGCAGTGTTTTTTTGACAGGTTTGAGGTTGGATTTGAGTAACTATGTACAAAATAATGGAGTCTTGGTTTCCGAAGAGATTCCATCCTATTTGTGTAATAGAATTTAAATGCTACAGTTGATATGAAAAAACTCTTTTGTGCACTTGTTATGTTGTGCTTATTTTCCTTGGAAGGTTTTTCCCAGGATGTGCGATTGAATGTTTACGGCTCTTATGCTTTTGCCGATAAATTTGATTCCTATTGGGATGTTGGAAACAACTACTATTATGATGGAAGAATTGAAGATGGCTTTCAGTGGGGAGGTGGTCTCGAGTATGTGGTGAATGATATGGTGGGAGTAGAAGTGCTGTACTTAAGACAAGATACCAATAGTCCAACACGCTACAGTTATTCGGGGTTTGTGGATCGACGAACAAACTTTGATTTGGGAATCAACTATATTTTAGTGGCTCCATCCCGGTATTTCCAAGCTCCCAGTGGAAACTTGGAAGGCTTTTTTGGGGTGATGGCCGGTGTGGTGATCGCCGACTTATATAATCCTGATAATGGAAATGAAAATAACGCTACCAAAATGGCCTGGGGGGTAAAAGGCGGAGGAATCCTTTGGGGTTCTGAGCGCATTGGGCTGAAGGTCCAAGCACAATTGCTGTCGGCTGTCCAGTCTGTAGGTGGTGGATTTTATTTTGGCACCGGAGGTGCTGGAGCTGGCGTAAACAGTTATTCTTCCATTTACCAATTTAGTCTCGGTGGAGGGCTGGTATTTAAGTTGAACTAATCTACCGAACATTTTTTTTCTGGAAAATTTGTACATCCAGGTATAATGAAACAGTGGACCCAATAAATAGTGTCTGGTCTTTTTAAGGCTTGACTAGTGGTAGATGGGGTAAAATGTGTTCCTGTTTTCAGAATGATAACGAAACACATAAACTACACATATCATGAAAAAGTTGATTGCAGAATTTATTGGGACTTTTTGGCTTGTATTAGGTGGCTGCGGTAGTGCTGTACTTGCTGCGGCATTTCCCGAATTGGGCATTGGGTTTGCTGGAGTGGCATTGGCCTTTGGTCTTACCGTTTTGACGATGGCCTATGCCATTGGGCATGTTTCTGGATGTCATTTGAATCCTGCCGTATCCATTGGATTATGGGCAGGGGGAAGGTTTGAGGCCAAAGATCTATTGCCTTATATCGTAGCTCAGGTGCTGGGAGGCATCGTGGCTGCTTCGGTGCTTTATGTCATTGCGTCCGATAATGCAGCGTTTGAGCTGGGAGGATTTGCTGCCAATGGATTTGGTGAGCATTCTCCAGGTGGATATGGGATGACAGCGGCATTGGTGACAGAGATCGTCATGACCTTCATTTTTCTGTTTGTCATTCTTGGTGCCACTCACTCGAAGGCTCCCCAAGGATTGGCGGGAGTGGCCATTGGATTGTGCCTTACGTTGATCCACCTGATCAGTATTCCAGTTACCAATACATCCGTAAACCCAGCAAGAAGTACCAGCCAAGCGATTTTTGTAGGAGATTGGGCATTGGGTCAGCTTTGGTTGTTTTGGGTGGCTCCGATAGTGGGAGCTATTTTGGCAGGATGGGTGTATAAGTACCTTTCTCCCGAAAAATAACCTAATAGAATACTAGCTATTATTACCCACGTCCAAAGGGCGTGGGTATTATTTTGTCCAAATGCTCGGACTTGACTATATTCGATAATCAAACCTGTCGTCGTAAATAGCTAACTCTTTTATGTCAAAACCACTAAAATTTGGGATTATCGGTACTGGTGCTATCGCTGAAAAGCATGCTTCCGCCATCAACGAACTGCATTCTACGGAATTGGTGGCAGTGTGCAGTTCATCGGCCAAAAGGGCCAAGCAAGCTGAACGGGAATTTCATGTCAAGGGCTATGATAGTTTGGAGGAATTTTTGGCACATCCTGGATTGGAAGTGGTGTGTATCTGTACCGCTAGTGGGCAGCACTTAGAGCCCACTGTAAAGGCGGCCCAAGCTGGGAAGCATGTTTTGGTAGAAAAGCCTATAGAGATCAGCATTGACAGAGCAGATGCGATGATACAGGCATGTGAACAGCATCAGGTAAAGCTTGGCGTTATTTTCCAAAACCGATTTAATGAGGGCTACCTACTGCTCCATGCAGCAGTCAAAAGTGGACAGTTGGGGAAGTTGTTGATGGGAAATGCCTACATAAAATGGTTCAGGGACAGAGAGTATTATCAAAGTAGCCACTGGAAAGGGACTTTTAGCGGTGACGGGGGAGGTGCTTTTATCAACCAAGGGATTCATACGGTGGATTTATTACTGGACATTATGGGCGAGGCAGAAAGCGTTTTTGGCAAAGTCAAGACAGCTCTTTACGACATCGAAGGAGAAGATATGGGAACGGCCCTGGTCACATTTAGAAATGGGGCCTTGGGCAATATCACAGCTGGGACAGCACTCTATCCTGGTTATCCGGAACGGTTGGAAATTTATGGTACAGAAGGCAGTGTGATGTTGGAAGGAGGTAAAATAGTCGCTTGGAACGTTAAAAATCAAGCGTCAAAAGTGGAAAACCCAACTCATGAAGCAAGTGGTGCTGCTGACCCTATGGCGATCGGTCATGCGCTTCATCTGATGCAGATCGAGGATATGGTCATGGCCATCCAAGAGAATAAACCTCCATTGGTGACGGGAGCAATAGCCAAGAAGTCCCTAGAAGTTATTTTAGGGATTTACGAAAGCTCCAAGACCGGAAATGAAATTGCTCTCTAATGATGTTTTAAAGTCCTAAACGAAGGCTTTATTCGTTACTAAGTTGTGGGATTTATGCTTATTCTGTATCCATGAGGTATAGGACCTTTTGAAGGTAATAGCCTTCGTCCATACGGATGAGCTTGTCATTTTTAAAGTAAAAGTACTTTTTATGGAACTCAGAAGTTGGAATGGTATACACCGTATAGGTCTCATTCATTTCAATGATTTCCTCATTCACATTAGTTTTTTCAAATTCTTCTTTGGTCATCCCTATATCTGCACTGATGCGGAAAACCCCACAAGAAAAGAGTATAAAAAATGGTATAGTAATAAGTAGCTTCTTCATAGTAGTGGGTAGTTCATTATTTATTTTCAGCTTGCAAAAAACATTCCTTTTTGGATTTTATTCAAAAAACTACAGCTCAAGAACCACGATAATAATAGGTAACTGTCTTGTATTTAATTAGTTGTATTGTTTTCTTTTTGCGTAAAAAGTTTCGGTGAGACCAATAGATTAAACCCGGAATATGCATTAGCCTATCTGTTGCGAGCTGAAACTGCTTCAAAATCAGCCGTTTCACTTTAGT
Coding sequences within it:
- a CDS encoding VOC family protein, whose product is MKFEHFAINVAQPRAMSDWYENHVGLSVVSKQDSSPFMIFLADDSGTIMLEIYNNPKAPVLDFNSQHPLVLHLALVSEDPDADRDRLVAAGAEVISDDILDDGAHLVMLKDPWGLALQLCKRAKPMLK
- a CDS encoding glycoside hydrolase family 28 protein → MINRFQYHSLFVMLLGLALMAGCKQEQQKEESKQPNAWDQVAEILETIQAPEFPDRTFSITDYGAEGNGETDASKAIKEAIEACAEAGGGRVLVPEGDFVTGPIYLESNVNLHLKKGARLLFSTDPKDYLPLVYTRWEGVELMNYSPLVYAFEEENIAVTGEGVLDGQADETNWWPWKGKTQYGYTAGDPQQEDADKRHALFQMAEDKVPVEERKFGEGFYLRPQFVQPYRCKNVLIEGVKIVNSPMWILNPVLCENVTIQGVTVESHGPNSDGCDPESSKNVLIKDCYFNTGDDCIAIKSGRNADGRRINVPSENIIIQDCKMADGHGGVVIGSEISGGVRNVFAEDCEMNSPHLDRALRIKTSSMRGGVIEDIYLRNIDVGQIAQQVIRVNMFYEDSGAYVPTVRNIHVENMTVENGGKVGVLLEGYKSSPVENIKLENVSIKQVKEDFKFSNVKNVHFENVMINGKTVSYDQE
- a CDS encoding pectate lyase family protein, whose product is MIRNKLFRFCLLMLCIHLSFFSHGQDAGQSESEKALAFPGADGFGKYTSGGRGGKVYVVTNLHDEGPGSLREAIRKKEPRIIVFVVSGNIKLKSSLDINHGDLTIAGQSAPGGGITLQHYPMKIKGDNVIIRYIRSRMGDEEGVQDDAMSSLRNKDVIIDHCSLSWATDECGSFYDNENFTLQWCIISESLNASVHEKGNHGYGGIWGGNKATFHHNLIANHASRLPRFNGARTSKDPQKEVVDFRNNVIYNWKSNNAYGGEQGHYNMVGNFYQPGPATTSNEDRVIEPYAPYGQFYLAENTNSNDCKVSQDNRLGVDGVEAAEKVLVGTPFPFIMGQETEKASIAYLRVLRNAGASYSRDQVDKRLLKEVRKGKSTAGKNHDGIIDSQDDVGGWPKLTSKKALRTRTEMACLINGRRKWDWIAMIHLMRQEIIFMNSTLTWRSI
- the yiaK gene encoding 3-dehydro-L-gulonate 2-dehydrogenase codes for the protein MEKRVDFSELQEVLKQVLLHYQFSSERASLSARLFAQSSLDGVPSHGLNRFLSYLSYIEKGLIAPSAQPEVEAKFGGFERWNGHLGPGNLNAHAAMKGAISMAKSTGVGCVALQNTNHWMRAGNYGWQAVEAGCIGICFTNTKPNMPGWGGSEPKLGNNPLVVAIPRKNGPVVLDTAMSQFAYGKMAIYAKAGKEMPYDAGFDGEGNLSRSPAEIIQRELALPIGLWKGAGLSLVLDMLAMLLSGGQATFEVEEQGSESGLSQVFLALNPMNFGLDAWMDERLDEVINDFKKSGVFKEGSALRYPGEHTLHVREDNMKRGVPVDEDIWSEIKNILA
- a CDS encoding Gfo/Idh/MocA family protein; the protein is MKKINDDEVRWGILGVGDVCEVKSAPAMNLVDNSRLAAVMRRNEEKVKDYAKRHQVPKWYTDADELIKDPEVNAIYIATPPYAHKELTLKAAAAGKPVYVEKPMAKTYAECQEMIAACDKAGVPLYVAYYRRALPHFLKIKSLIDEGAIGEVRHVSIQMNQAPKPGLVSNLDDNWRVNPDIAGGGYFYDLASHQLDFLDFALGPIKTATGISANQAGLYQAEDMVVAAVEFESGVLGNGSWCFSSSDSDAKDQTIIYGSKGSISYETFGAGNVSLNTDNEGRRSFEFSLPKHIQMPLIQLIVGDLLGTALSPSDGLSGSRANRILENIVGK
- a CDS encoding helix-turn-helix transcriptional regulator — its product is MEKTAVISGDIVSSTSLVKEDRLMLNDRLKDLIFCLSDKFDTYGRVLKGDYVECVCRKPHEALAVALAIKSFVKSIEVSDGEKSSDKNRIKLFKTHGIRLAIGYGELTTFDTENGVIDGEAIYLAGRKINEQSGRKKKRVVIKQTLFFESHEELLKEQFDPVMGLLDVLLSKATARQSEVLYWKLMGLNEDEIAEKFGVSQSVINQHSTSVGWNAIEDTVAYYNRTIKRHQP
- a CDS encoding DUF3307 domain-containing protein, which produces MNAAQFFILQLIAHMLADFYFQNDRLAAQKNTHGFRSPFLKWHILIVFLLSWGLSFQLYFVYGALVIALTHYIIDGLKVYLNRSKWLGNYAFFIDQVLHLAVIIVVTVAYALYLGLHPWWEVALSPRLLMAIFAYLACLKPSNIFIKEVLKAYQISVPGTNDLPNAGKLIGVLERILVLTFILLGEFQAVGFLIAAKSILRFKNDDILKAEYVLIGTLLSFGIAILLGTFVGLA